One genomic window of Salvia miltiorrhiza cultivar Shanhuang (shh) chromosome 4, IMPLAD_Smil_shh, whole genome shotgun sequence includes the following:
- the LOC131023947 gene encoding uncharacterized protein LOC131023947 codes for MEIIFQKGHHKIDEKPPLVFVHGSFHAAWCWAEHWLPFFSRHGFDCYALSLLAQGESDSPDGAVAGSLQSHAADVADFIHKEIQLPPILLGHSFGGLIVQYYIANVGNEKLQEMENTHPNLAGAVLVCSVPPSGNSGLVWRYLFSKPIAAFKVTRSLAAKAFQTSLPLCKETFFSASMEDHLVLRYQKLMTESSRKPLFDLRKLNASLPVPPVKDPCMKILVLGANDDFIVDAEGLRETGRFYGASAVCVEGVAHDMMLDESWEKGAQVILSWLHALDTEQPQ; via the exons ATGGAGATCATCTTCCAAAAAGGCCATCACAAAATTGATGAGAAGCCGCCGTTAGTATTCGTGCACGGGAGTTTTCACGCTGCGTGGTGCTGGGCTGAACACTGGTTGCCCTTCTTTTCTCGACATGGATTTGATTGTTATGCTCTCAGCTTGCTCGCCCAG GGAGAAAGTGATTCACCTGATGGTGCAGTTGCAGGTTCACTCCAG AGTCATGCAGCTGATGTGGCCGACTTCATCCACAAGGAAATCCAGTTACCACCAATCTTGTTGGGTCACTCTTTTGGCGGACTTATCGTTCAATACTATATTGCAAATGTAGGAAATGAGAAATTGCAAG AAATGGAAAACACACACCCGAATCTAGCTGGAGCTGTCCTTGTATGCTCTGTACCTCCTTCAGGAAATAG TGGCCTAGTTTGGCGGTATCTATTCTCCAAACCTATTGCTGCATTTAAG GTAACGCGCAGTCTGGCAGCAAAAGCTTTTCAAACTTCTCTGCCACTTTGTAAGGAAACTTTCTTCTCTGCTTCTATGGAGGATCATCTGGTCCTTCG ATATCAGAAGCTGATGACAGAAAGTTCACGGAAGCCACTTTTTGATCTGCGGAAGCTGAACGCATCACTTCCTGTCCCTCCCGTGAAAGATCCTTGTATGAAGATTCTGGTGTTGGGAGCAAATGATGATTTTATAGTG GATGCAGAGGGTCTTAGAGAAACAGGCAGATTTTATGGAGCATCAGCTGTTTGTGTAGAAGGGGTTGCACATGACATGATGTTGGATGAGTCATGGGAGAAAGGTGC